One region of Armigeres subalbatus isolate Guangzhou_Male chromosome 3, GZ_Asu_2, whole genome shotgun sequence genomic DNA includes:
- the LOC134221438 gene encoding uncharacterized protein LOC134221438 produces MIDEHKKYCKGQRRQMAERRFKCVENRLTKSPELYEKMRQQITDYQAKGYAHQATPQELQESNPKRVWYLPINCKLSGMQPPQCKESHSIQCYQKFRICWYPSKPCFVDIGREKLPLARILWKCSIKCKYDQRIDMLKACSTQYAKNVNADDHAEEFPKAAIAIKENHYVDDYLDSIGSVDGAVQLDIEVKTVHDRAGFQIRHWTSNSAEVLKRIGEQNSQAVKSFVMDKGSQQERILGMVWLPSEDMFSYTTNFRSDLKRLFDLAVIPTKREVLRLVMSLFDPLGLVASFVVEGKVIIQEIWRAKVGWDESIPSDIVPRWQQWLEVLRTLDKVKIPRCYFPKYNKEAYGSLELHVFVDASESAFAAVAYFRIVDKGHVRCCLVGAKTKVAPLKQLSIPRLELQAATIGARLRKSINNSHTVAIKRRLMWSDSRTVLSWLRSDKRRYRQFVAFRVTEILEETSVGDWKWVPSKQNVADEAIKWGKSPDYIESCRWFKGPAFLYEDESQWPVEDPLAKEYTNGELQNVHVNPQISVELIIQFQRFYKSHANESPDVPMARSNTVK; encoded by the exons ATGATCGACGAGCACAAGAAATACTGCAAAGGTCAACG CCGACAAATGGCCGAGCGGCGTTTCAAATGTGTTGAAAACCGCCTCACCAAGTCACCCGAGCTCTACGAAAAAATGCGACAGCAGATAACCGACTACCAGGCGAAAGGTTATGCCCATCAAGCTACGCCACAGGAACTACAAGAATCGAATCCTAAACGCGTATGGTACCTTCCGATAAACTGCAAATTGTCTGGGATGCAGCCGCCGCAATGCAAGGAGTCTCATTCAATTCAGTGCTACCAAAAGTTCCGGATTTGTTGGTACCCCTCCAAACCGTGCTTTGTCGATATCGGCAGAGAAAAATTACCCTTAGCGCGGATATTATGGAAATGTTCCATCAAGTGCAAATACGACCAGAGGATCGACATGCTCAAAG CATGTTCCACCCAGTATGCCAAGAATGTAAATGCCGACGACCACGCAGAAGAGTTTCCAAAAGCAGCCATTGCGATCAAGGAGAACCATTATGTCGACGACTATTTGGATAGCATTGGCAGCGTCGACGGAGCAGTTCAACTGGATATTGAAGTAAAAACAGTCCACGACCGAGCAGGATTTCAAATAAGACATTGGACGTCGAACTCCGCCGAAGTGCTTAAACGAATCGGCGAACAAAATTCTCAAGCAGTGAAAAGCTTTGTAATGGACAAAGGCAGCCAGCAAGAACGCATTTTAGGAATGGTCTGGTTGCCCAGCGAGGACATGTTCTCGTACACGACAAATTTCCGTAGCGATTTGAAACGCCTTTTCGACTTAGCAGTCATCCCTACCAAACGAGAGGTCCTGAGGCTGGTGATGAGTCTGTTCGACCCTCTGGGTCTCGTTGCATCGTTTGTCGTCGAGGGAAAAGTCATTATCCAAGAAATTTGGAGGGCAAAGGTCGGTTGGGACGAAAGTATCCCATCCGATATCGTTCCTCGATGGCAACAGTGGTTGGAGGTACTACGGACGCTGGATAAAGTAAAGATTCCCAGATGCTATTTCCCAAAATACAACAAGGAAGCCTACGGATCACTCGAACTACACGTCTTCGTTGACGCGAGCGAGAGCGCCTTCGCTGCAGTCGCCTACTTTAGAATCGTCGATAAAGGACATGTTCGATGCTGCTTAGTGGGAGCGAAAACTAAAGTAGCTCCTCTGAAACAACTCTCCATCCCTCGCTTGGAACTACAGGCAGCTACGATTGGAGCACGGCTTAGGAAGTCTATCAACAACAGCCACACCGTGGCTATCAAACGCCGATTAATGTGGAGCGATTCTCGGACTGTTCTCTCATGGCTCCGGTCAGATAAAAGGCGATACCGACAATTCGTTGCATTCCGTGTCACGGAGATACTAGAGGAGACAAGCGTGGGCGATTGGAAATGGGTGCCGTCTAAACAGAACGTGGCGGATGAAGCCATAAAATGGGGGAAAAGCCCTGACTACATCGAGAGCTGTCGCTGGTTCAAAGGTCCTGCATTTCTATACGAGGACGAGAGTCAATGGCCTGTGGAAGACCCCCTGGCGAAGGAATACACAAACGGAGAGCTGCAGAACGTCCACGTTAACCCGCAGATTTCGGTCGAGCTGATCATTCAATTCCAACGATTCTATAA ATCGCACGCGAATGAATCGCCGGATGTCCCAATGGCGCGGTCCAATACAGTAAAGTAG